Proteins from one Sabethes cyaneus chromosome 2, idSabCyanKW18_F2, whole genome shotgun sequence genomic window:
- the LOC128735339 gene encoding NPC intracellular cholesterol transporter 2 homolog a-like, producing the protein MFKFFLLAALVPVVLLQNADNIDYQDWDVVAVRPCAGARPLPPVVRLQNCPEVPCLLPRGSDAKMALDFTALQDATTLRSQVTATALGITAPYELPPDRAAACNWLVQSRCPISAGEDLVHHLSMPITAIYPLVSVAIEMDLIDETGQSHACFVVDARVVAA; encoded by the exons ATGTTCAAATTTTTCCTGCTGGCAGCTTTGGTACCGGTAGTTCTGCTGCAGAACGCCGACAATATCGACTACCAGGATTGGGACGTTGTTGCCGTTCGACCGTGTGCCGGTGCTCGGCCACTGCCACCGGTTGTCCGTCTACAGAACTGTCCGGAGGTTCCTTGCTTGCTACCCCGAGGCTCGGATGCCAAGATGGCATTGGATTTCACAGCCC TACAGGATGCCACGACCCTACGCAGCCAGGTGACGGCAACCGCTCTCGGTATTACCGCCCCGTACGAGCTGCCTCCGGATCGTGCTGCAGCCTGCAATTGGCTCGTGCAATCCCGCTGCCCAATTAGCGCCGGAGAGGATCTGGTTCACCATCTCAGCATGCCCATCACGGCCATCTATCCGCTGGTCAGTGTTGCCATCGAGATGGACCTGATCGATGAGACCGGCCAGTCGCATGCTTGCTTCGTCGTGGATGCCCGCGTTGTTGCCGCTTAA